Proteins from one Camelina sativa cultivar DH55 chromosome 8, Cs, whole genome shotgun sequence genomic window:
- the LOC104709812 gene encoding uncharacterized protein LOC104709812, translating to MAFVLVLLMSTQVLGKLSGIGGRGSGKSGHYIHGAGGARAVVGDGIRAQGGSSGGFAAGDGGASSNIRTGGGVVGDGGGKSVGSIVRNNAGGSRKGDSGVIGSGRNRIDGTFQGEIGVMYGVSGFVRRGGHRRVVGSGARRGDHKGVSDSIVVGIGNSGAAGGTTTSSDTSSGDISGAGGAGGASGAGGAGGASGAGGASGAGGASGAGGATGAGGASGAGGASGADAGGSGGASGGASGGDSGAGGASGAGGPSGAGGPSGAGGPSGAGGPGGASGPGGAGGASGAGGAGGDDDGLSGSVGGDGTATSTDVSSGSISGAGGAGAASGAGGAGAASGAGGASGAGGASGAGGATGAGGASGAGGASGANAGGTGESDDTSSDGGATDTGGASGAGGTGGSSGAGGSDAGGNGGSSGAGSASVGASGAGGGGASGSGGAGGSAGAGGNAGAGGNASAGGGAHAVKFVGNVV from the exons ATGGCATTTGTGTTGGTGTTACTGATGTCAACCCAAGTGTTGGGAAAATTATCTGGTATAGGTGGTCGTGGCAGCGGCAAAAGCGGGCATTATATACATGGAGCAGGCGGTGCTCGTGCTGTTGTCGGGGATGGTATAAGAGCTCAAGGTGGTTCCAGCGGTGGTTTTGCAGCCGGAGATGGAGGTGCAAGTTCTAATATAAGAACGGGAGGAGGAGTTGTTGGTGACGGAGGTGGAAAAAGTGTTGGTAGCATTGTTAGAAATAATGCCGGTGGTTCTAGAAAAGGTGATAGTGGCGTTATTGGAAGTGGAAGAAACCGTATAGATGGTACTTTTCAAGGTGAAATAGGCGTCATGTATGGTGTTAGTGGTTTCGTTAGAAGAGGCGGTCACAGGCGAGTTGTAGGAAGTGGTGCTAGAAGAGGTGATCACAAAGGAGTTTCTGATAGCATTGTTGTAGGAATTGGTAATAGTGGTGCTGCTGGAGGTACTACAACTAGTAGCGATACGTCTAGTGGTGATAttagtggtgctggtggtgccGGTGGTGCCAGTGGTGCcggtggtgctggtggtgccAGTGGTGCAGGGGGAGCTAGTGGTGCCGGTGGTGCTAGTGGTGCCGGTGGTGCCACTGGTGCTGGTGGGGCaagtggtgctggtggtgctAGTGGTGCTGATGCTGGTGGTAGTGGTGGTGCTAGTGGTGGTGCTAGTGGTGGTGatagtggtgctggtggtgcaAGTGGTGCTGGTGGTCCTAGTGGTGCGGGTGGTCCCAGTGGTGCGGGTGGTCCTAGTGGTGCTGGTGGTCCCGGTGGTGCCAGTGGTCctggtggtgctggtggtgccAGTGGTGCCGGTGGTgctggtggtgatgatg atggtcttagtgGTAGTGTTGGTGGAGATGGAACTGCTACTAGTACCGATGTTTCTAGTGGTAGTAttagtggtgctggtggtgccGGTGCTGCTAGCGGTGCCGGTGGTGCTGGTGCTGCTAGCGGTGCTGGTGGAGctagtggtgctggtggtgctAGTGGTGCAGGGGGTGCTACTGGTGCTGGTGGCGCaagtggtgctggtggtgctAGTGGTGCTAATGCTGGTGGTACTGGTGAGAGTGATGATACTAGTAGTGATGGCGGTGCTACTGATACTGGTGGTGCAAGTGGTGCTGGTGGTACTGGTGGTAGCAGTGGTGCTGGTGGTTCTGATGCTGGTGGTAATGGTGGTTCTAGTGGTGCTGGTAGTGCTAGTGTTGGTGctagtggtgctggtggtggtg GAGCAAGTGGTTCTGGTGGTGCCGGTGGAAGTGCTGGTGCTGGTGGAAATGCTGGTGCTGGTGGAAATGCTAGTGCTGGTGGAGGTGCCCATGCTGTTAAGTTTGTTGGTAATGTTGTTTGA
- the LOC104707908 gene encoding glycine-rich cell wall structural protein-like, which yields MGKFMRRGWVVACVMVLLMSTQGLGKISSTDGHGSGKNRRHQQGDSAGDGIGVRGEDAGDGIGVGGGASDDIGVGREISGGGGTGGNGGDGGSGGGSGGGGEGGAGGGGGQGGSAGGNGGNGGGGDRGGAGGRGGGRGGGGGGEGGEGGVGGGGGGGGGGRRGGHGRVGANGSVGAGGRTGRSGGNNVGGGRRGGGVGGGGSVRNRQH from the exons ATGGGGAAGTTCATGAGAAGGGGTTGGGTAGTGGCGTGTGTGATGGTGTTACTGATGTCGACTCAAGGTTTGGGGAAAATATCTAGTACAGATGGTCATGGCAGTGGCAAAAACCGACGTCATCAACAGGGTGATAGTGCTGGGGATGGTATAGGAGTTCGAGGAGAAGATGCTGGTGATGGTATAGGAGTTGGAGGTGGTGCTAGCGATGACATTGGAGTTGGACGTGAAATTAGCGGAGGAGGTGGTACAGGCGGTAATGGTGGTGACGGAGGTTCAGGTGGTGGAAGTGGAGGTGGTGGGGAAGGAGGAGCTGGCGGCGGAGGAGGTCAAGGCGGCAGTGCTGGTGGTAATGGAGGcaatggtggtggaggagatcGTGGCGGTGCAGGTGGCCGTGGAGGTGGACgtggtggcggtggtggcgGTGAAGGTGGAGAGGGAGGTGtaggtggtggtggcggtggcggtgggGGAGGACGCCGTGGTGGACATGGTCGTGTTGGAGCTAATGGTAGCGTAGGAGCCGGAGGAAGAACCGGTAGAAGTGGAG GTAACAACGTTGGCGGAGGAAGACGTGGTGGTGGAGTTGGTGGTGGCGGTAGCGTTAGGAACCGACAACACTAA